From a region of the Cucumis sativus cultivar 9930 chromosome 6, Cucumber_9930_V3, whole genome shotgun sequence genome:
- the LOC101218926 gene encoding transcription factor HHO5, whose protein sequence is MELSLDLSLDFSPKTIPQILLQLSSISDSFTKRSKLDDYLKRLEDEMRKIDAFKRELPLCVLLLQDAILRLKEEVLQFKDQPVIQDFIPSNPVSDQTDEDNLKRKTSKWLSSAQLWSTNFNFVDDEISDPKSTINLNGDEDDRSVPQTPIENWNCAKRRRAFELFKDQSNFVKRATKEDVAFSEVPKLTLMTPISDPFPVNLTVKNGGNGGRNGRAAVSGLSSPAGQMKGQPKLSQQQQTIRKQRRCWSPELHRRFVDALHRLGGSQVATPKQIRELMQVDGLTNDEVKSHLQKYRLHVRKLSPAEGSSGENELKTSVTHAGSPDGPLHGGGSGKALSTTEGESMEVEEDAKSDGHSWKGRIQKHGDM, encoded by the exons ATGGAACTCTCCTTAGATTTGTCTTTGGACTTCTCTCCCAAAACCATTCCCCaaattcttcttcaactttccTCCATCTCCGATTCCTTTACTAAGCGATCCAAGCTTGATGATTATCTCAAAAGATTGGAAGATGAAATGAGGAAGATCGATGCTTTTAAACGAGAGCTTCCTCTCTGTGTTCTTCTCTTGCAAGACG CTATTTTGAGATTGAAAGAGGAGGTGTTGCAGTTCAAGGATCAGCCGGTGATTCAAGACTTTATCCCATCCAACCCAGTTTCTGATCAAACTGATGAGGACAACCTGAAGAGGAAGACCAGCAAGTGGTTGAGTTCCGCTCAGTTGTGGAGTaccaatttcaattttgttgatgatgaAATCTCAGACCCCAAATCAACTATCAACTTG AATGGGGATGAAGACGATCGGTCTGTACCACAGACCccaattgaaaattggaattgTGCAAAAAGACGAAGAGCATTCGAATTGTTCAAAGATCAAAgcaattttgtaaaaagagCCACAAAAGAAGATGTAGCGTTTTCCGAAGTCCCTAAACTTACTCTAATGACCCCAATCTCCGATCCTTTTCCTGTTAATTTGACCGTCAAGAACGGCGGCAACGGTGGACGGAACGGCAGAGCTGCTGTTTCTGGGCTATCTTCACCGGCGGGACAAATGAAAGGACAGCCAAAATTATCCCAACAGCAACAGACTATAAGGAAACAAAGACGGTGCTGGTCGCCGGAGCTCCACCGGCGTTTTGTCGACGCACTACATCGACTCGGCGGAtctcaag TGGCAACACCAAAACAGATAAGGGAATTGATGCAAGTGGACGGCCTCACCAACGATGAAGTGAAAAGCCATTTACAA AAATACAGACTTCACGTTCGAAAATTGTCACCGGCGGAAGGTTCAAGCGGCGAGAACGAGTTAAAAACAAGTGTAACACACGCGGGATCCCCAGATGGGCCACTCCACGGCGGTGGGTCTGGAAAAGCTCTGTCGACAACAGAAGGGGAAAGTATGGAAGTGGAAGAAGATGCGAAATCGGACGGTCATAGTTGGAAAGGAAGAATTCAGAAACATGGAGATATGTGa